From Chryseobacterium gallinarum, one genomic window encodes:
- a CDS encoding 5-formyltetrahydrofolate cyclo-ligase: MLKAELRKKYMQKRKALSYDEAFLLSGKILEHFIEYFNPEAGQKIHVFIPIEKFNEIDTRLFIHYFLSHDIRVFVPKVIEGQLLNIEIFEETEFEVSSWGIPEPVSGQDSGETFFDYVITPLLYCDRRGNRVGYGKGFYDRLFQSISPSAKKIGVNYFDPEEYIDDVWENDIPLDYLVTPVEVLSFLSGLE; this comes from the coding sequence ATGTTGAAAGCTGAACTTAGAAAAAAATATATGCAAAAAAGAAAAGCCTTGTCTTATGATGAGGCTTTCTTGTTATCCGGAAAAATACTGGAGCATTTTATCGAATATTTTAATCCTGAAGCAGGACAAAAGATACATGTTTTTATTCCTATTGAGAAGTTCAATGAGATAGATACCCGGCTCTTTATTCACTATTTTTTATCACATGATATCCGTGTTTTCGTCCCTAAAGTAATAGAAGGTCAGTTGCTTAATATTGAGATATTTGAAGAAACAGAGTTTGAGGTAAGCAGTTGGGGAATCCCGGAGCCTGTTTCGGGACAGGATTCCGGGGAGACATTTTTTGATTATGTGATTACTCCTTTACTATATTGCGACAGAAGAGGAAACAGGGTAGGTTATGGTAAAGGCTTTTATGACAGGCTTTTTCAAAGTATTTCGCCGAGCGCAAAAAAAATCGGAGTCAATTATTTTGACCCCGAAGAATATATCGATGATGTCTGGGAGAATGATATTCCCCTGGACTATTTGGTCACTCCTGTGGAAGTGCTGTCCTTTTTAAGCGGCTTGGAATAG